From Microbacterium croceum, a single genomic window includes:
- a CDS encoding DUF1990 family protein produces the protein MRRGTFRDDTVDYAAVGATHAPDLMQYPPERSIPAEDSWRIGSGVERFQSAGEALLSWTAQRAAGLDVEDVRPAPGPAYAGVSFDAEGNPIAPSKRDVEPRYDAEGMPFVGPGMTLHLRGRVGGMRADAELRVISVTEETRRIGFVLGTVGGSVVSGEESFDLVWREDNDEVWFTVRAFDSPNSLLYRTVPALVKRRRRELFARYLRAISPLYATPL, from the coding sequence ATGCGGCGCGGGACTTTCCGAGACGACACGGTGGACTATGCGGCCGTGGGTGCGACCCACGCGCCCGATCTGATGCAGTATCCGCCGGAGCGCAGCATCCCGGCGGAGGATTCCTGGCGGATCGGCAGCGGGGTCGAGCGCTTCCAGAGCGCCGGCGAGGCGCTGCTCTCCTGGACCGCCCAGCGCGCCGCCGGTCTCGACGTCGAAGACGTGCGTCCCGCGCCCGGTCCTGCCTACGCGGGCGTGAGCTTCGATGCAGAGGGCAATCCGATCGCGCCGAGCAAACGCGACGTCGAGCCTCGCTACGACGCGGAGGGGATGCCGTTCGTCGGCCCCGGGATGACGCTGCACCTGCGGGGCCGTGTGGGAGGCATGCGCGCCGACGCGGAGCTCCGCGTCATCTCGGTGACCGAGGAGACTCGCCGGATCGGCTTCGTCTTGGGAACCGTCGGTGGTTCGGTCGTCAGCGGCGAGGAGTCCTTCGACCTCGTCTGGCGTGAGGACAACGACGAGGTCTGGTTCACCGTGCGCGCTTTCGACTCCCCGAACTCTCTGCTGTACCGCACAGTCCCCGCGCTCGTGAAGCGTCGCCGTCGCGAACTCTTCGCCCGTTACCTCCGGGCGATCTCCCCGCTCTACGCGACCCCGCTCTGA
- the hemW gene encoding radical SAM family heme chaperone HemW, whose product MAGPLPLGDPAPADGQLPDDLPIDTSVPFSAYLHIPFCRVRCGYCDFNTYTSSELRGAKQEDYASTLEAEITLARRVLGDAGALRPMDTVFFGGGTPTLLPAGDLARMLDTAVSAFGLADGAEVTVEANPDTVTPEVARTLAQAGVTRLSVGMQSAVPHVLAALDRTHRPENVRTAVAAAKDAGLAVSVDLIYGAPGESLADWEASLDAALALESDHISAYALIIEDGTKLARQIRRGEVPTPDDDVQADMYELADARLGAAGFDWYEVSNWARSPEQRSRHNLAYWRGSDWWGFGPGAHSHVAGLRWWNVKHPAAYAQRLAAAESPAAGTERPDAEARTLERVLLLSRLAEGIAVAELPEGSRTRVAGLIADGMVDAASALRGRVTLTLRGRLLADAVVRELTD is encoded by the coding sequence ATGGCGGGACCTCTTCCGCTGGGGGATCCGGCACCGGCCGACGGTCAGCTTCCCGACGATCTGCCGATCGACACGAGCGTGCCGTTCTCGGCGTACCTGCACATCCCGTTCTGCCGTGTGCGCTGCGGGTACTGCGACTTCAACACCTACACCTCCAGCGAGCTCCGCGGCGCGAAGCAGGAGGACTACGCGAGCACCCTCGAGGCCGAGATCACTCTTGCGCGCCGGGTGCTCGGCGACGCCGGCGCGCTGCGCCCGATGGACACGGTCTTCTTCGGCGGAGGAACGCCCACGCTCCTGCCGGCCGGAGACCTGGCGCGGATGCTCGACACCGCCGTCTCGGCCTTCGGGCTGGCGGACGGAGCAGAGGTGACGGTCGAGGCGAACCCCGACACCGTCACGCCCGAGGTCGCGCGCACTCTGGCGCAGGCCGGTGTCACGCGCCTGTCCGTCGGGATGCAGTCGGCTGTGCCGCACGTGCTCGCCGCCCTCGACCGCACGCACCGGCCGGAGAACGTGCGCACCGCCGTCGCTGCCGCGAAGGACGCCGGTCTCGCGGTGAGCGTGGATCTGATCTACGGTGCGCCGGGGGAGTCGCTCGCCGATTGGGAAGCGTCACTCGATGCCGCTCTCGCGCTGGAGTCGGACCACATCTCGGCCTATGCGCTGATCATCGAGGACGGCACGAAGCTCGCTCGACAGATCAGACGCGGTGAGGTCCCCACTCCGGACGACGATGTGCAGGCCGATATGTACGAGCTCGCCGATGCGCGACTCGGAGCGGCCGGGTTCGACTGGTACGAGGTCAGCAACTGGGCACGTAGCCCCGAGCAGCGATCACGCCACAACCTCGCGTACTGGCGGGGGAGCGACTGGTGGGGCTTCGGTCCCGGCGCGCACAGCCACGTCGCCGGTCTGCGCTGGTGGAACGTGAAGCACCCCGCCGCCTACGCGCAGCGCCTCGCCGCCGCCGAGTCTCCGGCCGCCGGCACCGAGCGTCCGGACGCCGAGGCCCGGACGCTGGAGCGTGTGCTCCTGCTCAGCCGCCTCGCCGAGGGGATCGCCGTCGCCGAGCTCCCGGAGGGCAGCCGCACACGGGTGGCAGGACTCATCGCCGACGGGATGGTCGACGCCGCATCTGCGCTGCGTGGGCGCGTGACTCTCACGCTGCGCGGGCGGCTGCTCGCAGACGCCGTGGTGCGGGAACTGACTGACTGA
- the hrcA gene encoding heat-inducible transcriptional repressor HrcA, which produces MVTERGLQVLRAIVQDYVETHEPVGSRSIVDRHSFGVSAATIRNDMALLEDEELITAPHTSSGRVPTDKGYRVFVNHLAQLRPMSAAQRSAIESFLAEPADLDDLMVRTVRVLTQLTGQVALAQYPSFARAHLTHLELVALAPNRLLIVLVTDAGGVSQRIVPLPVELDETELALLRARLSALITGRAVSDAADRLQGLLAMADTPNDAALRTLAAIVIDELGEFRQEKLVMAGAATLARREQDFRGSIHPLLEAIEEQVTLLRLMSEMVTDEHGLAASIGTENAPFGLGEASIVASNYAAPSGMARVGVMGPTRMDYPSNLAAARAVARYLTRMLDEDEASR; this is translated from the coding sequence ATGGTCACCGAGCGAGGACTCCAGGTTCTCCGCGCGATCGTGCAGGACTACGTCGAGACCCACGAACCCGTCGGCAGCCGCTCGATCGTCGACCGGCACTCCTTCGGCGTGTCTGCTGCGACGATCCGCAATGACATGGCGCTGCTCGAAGACGAGGAGCTGATCACGGCTCCGCACACGTCGTCCGGCCGGGTGCCGACCGATAAGGGCTACCGCGTCTTCGTCAATCACCTCGCCCAGTTGCGGCCGATGTCTGCGGCGCAACGCTCGGCGATCGAGTCCTTCCTTGCGGAGCCGGCGGACCTCGATGACCTCATGGTTCGCACCGTGCGCGTGCTGACCCAGCTCACCGGCCAGGTGGCACTCGCTCAGTACCCGTCGTTCGCTCGCGCGCACCTCACGCACCTCGAACTCGTCGCGCTCGCCCCCAACAGGCTCCTGATCGTGCTCGTGACCGATGCCGGTGGTGTGTCGCAGCGCATCGTGCCGCTCCCGGTCGAGCTCGACGAGACGGAGCTGGCGCTGCTGCGCGCTCGGCTCTCCGCACTGATCACCGGCCGTGCCGTCAGCGACGCGGCGGATCGTCTGCAGGGCCTCCTCGCCATGGCGGACACGCCCAACGACGCGGCGCTGCGCACGCTCGCCGCGATCGTGATCGACGAGCTGGGTGAGTTCCGTCAGGAGAAGCTCGTCATGGCAGGTGCCGCGACGCTCGCTCGCCGCGAGCAGGACTTCCGCGGCAGCATCCATCCGCTCCTCGAGGCCATCGAGGAACAGGTGACCCTGCTGCGGCTGATGAGCGAGATGGTGACCGACGAGCACGGCCTTGCGGCGAGCATCGGTACGGAGAATGCGCCGTTCGGCCTCGGTGAGGCTTCGATCGTCGCGAGCAACTACGCCGCCCCCAGCGGGATGGCACGTGTCGGCGTCATGGGACCGACACGCATGGATTATCCGAGCAACCTCGCGGCAGCGCGGGCGGTCGCCCGTTACCTGACGCGGATGCTCGATGAAGACGAGGCGAGCCGCTGA
- a CDS encoding carboxylesterase/lipase family protein, whose amino-acid sequence MTSDPQITLRAGTVQGTTTDGIHRFLGIPYAAPPFGENRFRAPQPVAAWDGVRSATAFGPTAPQLPYPGAIGELLGSVHIPGDDILTANVWAPANAAGAPVVLWIHGGALERGTAALSLYDGAVFARAGIVFVSINYRLGAEGFSVLDDAPRNLGVRDVAAALEWVHAEIAAFGGDPAQTTAMGESAGGALVAALLAREDSRALIARAIIESGPLEAQTPAKAGRVTTQMAKRLGVRADRASFAAIPPEDLLEARRQQSAGSSPLGGAPGFQVAIDPESLPQSPHDVLATIDTPLLIGTNTDEYRLWFPPEALAGINETKLFLASLALRIPRRAVKAYRDEWPGASTGEVFGQLATDMILRRGLTRVAQAKPSSTFVYEFAWPSPVRDLRAAHALELGFVFDRLDDEEAHRLAGPDAPRRLAVEMNAAWVAFITTGDPGWPAYGASRTTRLFDTATTTVPQRRTTGLDLLPR is encoded by the coding sequence ATGACGTCCGATCCCCAGATCACCCTCCGCGCCGGCACCGTCCAGGGAACCACGACGGACGGCATCCACCGCTTCCTCGGCATCCCCTACGCCGCGCCACCCTTCGGCGAGAACCGCTTCCGCGCGCCGCAACCAGTCGCGGCTTGGGACGGCGTGCGCAGCGCCACCGCGTTCGGTCCCACCGCGCCGCAGCTCCCCTATCCCGGGGCGATCGGCGAACTGCTCGGCTCGGTCCACATCCCCGGCGACGACATCCTCACGGCGAATGTCTGGGCGCCTGCGAATGCGGCCGGTGCGCCCGTCGTGCTCTGGATCCACGGCGGTGCTCTGGAGCGCGGCACGGCTGCACTCTCGCTCTACGACGGCGCCGTGTTCGCGAGGGCAGGCATCGTCTTCGTGTCGATCAACTACCGCCTCGGTGCCGAGGGGTTCTCGGTGCTCGATGATGCCCCGCGCAACCTCGGCGTCCGCGATGTCGCCGCCGCACTCGAATGGGTGCATGCCGAGATCGCGGCGTTCGGCGGCGACCCCGCGCAGACCACCGCGATGGGGGAATCCGCGGGAGGAGCCCTCGTGGCCGCTCTCCTCGCTCGCGAGGACTCCCGCGCGCTGATCGCGCGCGCCATCATCGAATCGGGTCCGCTCGAGGCGCAGACCCCCGCCAAGGCCGGTCGCGTCACCACCCAGATGGCGAAGCGACTCGGGGTCCGCGCCGATCGCGCCTCGTTCGCCGCCATCCCACCCGAGGATCTCCTCGAGGCCCGCCGTCAGCAGTCGGCCGGCTCATCACCGCTCGGCGGAGCGCCCGGATTCCAGGTCGCGATCGACCCCGAGAGCCTCCCGCAGTCGCCGCACGACGTCCTCGCAACGATCGACACTCCGCTGCTGATCGGCACCAACACCGACGAGTACCGGCTGTGGTTCCCTCCGGAGGCGCTCGCCGGCATCAACGAGACGAAGCTCTTCCTCGCGTCGCTGGCCCTGCGCATCCCCCGCCGCGCGGTGAAGGCGTATCGCGACGAATGGCCCGGCGCCTCCACCGGCGAGGTCTTCGGTCAGCTCGCCACCGACATGATCCTGCGCCGCGGGCTCACCCGTGTGGCACAGGCGAAGCCGTCATCGACGTTCGTGTACGAGTTCGCCTGGCCGAGCCCGGTGCGCGATCTGCGTGCTGCGCATGCCCTCGAGCTCGGCTTCGTGTTCGACAGGCTCGACGATGAAGAGGCGCACCGGCTCGCCGGGCCGGATGCGCCGCGACGTCTCGCCGTGGAGATGAACGCCGCCTGGGTCGCGTTCATCACGACCGGCGACCCCGGCTGGCCGGCGTATGGCGCATCCCGCACCACGCGCCTGTTCGACACCGCCACCACGACGGTCCCGCAGCGCCGGACGACCGGGCTCGATCTGCTCCCGCGCTGA